Proteins encoded by one window of Salvia splendens isolate huo1 chromosome 5, SspV2, whole genome shotgun sequence:
- the LOC121805594 gene encoding scarecrow-like protein 21, with translation MTSQNYEEFGALEELDSYLLDPSYEFGNCNNPDVCNHLSQFSVQTYEQNCAFEPSSASASGSHPPCASSSNESCGTQPDCLSDTTNNDVFNNCPLSLSSPYGLDCLDELKNDKLGEAEAAMQRSLAPDSLIDAHNNQLSSEFVLSHAAMEIVGRRDLKEMLVACAKAVGDNDLVTRDFLMYELQLMVSVSGEPLQRLGAYMLEGLVARLANSGSSIYKALRCKEPSSPELLSYMHLLYEACPYFKFGYLSANGAIAEAMKNENRIHIVDFQITQGTQWFTLIQALATRPGGPPQVRITGIDDSFSANARGVGLQIVGQRLSGLAQSCGVPFEFCGLAISSCDIESEHLGVRPGEALAVNFAMVLHHIPDESVGVQNHRDRILRMVKNLSPKVVTLVEHESNTNTAPFLLRFTETLDYYLAIFESIDEALSRDHKERINVEQHCLARDIVNIIACEGLERVERHEPLGKWRLRLSMAGFNPFPLSSFVNATIKNLLENYSRKYTLEEGVGCLYLGWMNRDLVASSAWI, from the coding sequence atgaCATCTCAGAATTATGAGGAGTTTGGTGCCCTAGAGGAGCTGGATTCATATTTGTTAGATCCATCTTATGAGTTTGGTAACTGCAATAATCCTGATGTGTGCAATCATCTGTCACAATTCTCTGTTCAAACATATGAGCAAAATTGTGCCTTTGAACCATCTTCAGCCAGTGCCAGTGGCAGCCACCCACCCTGTGCTTCTTCATCTAATGAAAGCTGTGGTACTCAGCCCGATTGTCTATCCGATACCACAAATAATGATGTTTTCAACAACTGCCCTTTGTCATTGAGCAGCCCTTATGGACTTGACTGCTTGGACGAGCTGAAAAATGACAAGTTAGGAGAAGCAGAAGCTGCTATGCAGCGTAGCCTCGCACCTGATTCTCTCATTGATGCACATaataatcaactttcatctgAGTTCGTGTTATCACATGCGGCCATGGAGATTGTGGGTAGGAGGGACTTGAAGGAGATGCTTGTTGCTTGTGCAAAAGCTGTGGGAGATAATGATCTGGTGACTAGAGACTTCTTGATGTATGAATTGCAGTTGATGGTTTCGGTCAGCGGGGAGCCATTGCAGAGGCTGGGAGCTTACATGTTAGAGGGGTTGGTTGCCAGATTGGCCAACTCGGGGAGCTCCATTTACAAGGCCTTACGGTGTAAGGAGCCTTCGAGTCCTGAGCTTCTGTCGTATATGCACTTACTTTATGAAGCCTGCCCGTATTTTAAGTTTGGTTATCTTTCAGCAAATGGGGCCATTGCTGAAGCCATGAAGAATGAAAACCGGATACATATCGTTGATTTTCAGATAACTCAGGGTACACAATGGTTCACTCTTATTCAAGCTCTAGCCACACGACCAGGGGGCCCCCCACAAGTCCGCATCACCGGAATAGATGATTCATTTTCAGCTAATGCAAGAGGGGTCGGTCTTCAGATTGTGGGGCAGAGGCTATCAGGACTTGCACAATCATGTGGAGTCCCATTTGAGTTTTGTGGTTTGGCAATTTCTAGTTGTGACATCGAGAGTGAGCACCTTGGGGTTCGTCCAGGGGAGGCGCTGGCTGTGAATTTTGCGATGGTGCTGCACCACATACCGGATGAGAGTGTTGGCGTCCAAAATCATCGTGATAGGATATTGAGGATGGTAAAGAATTTGTCCCCCAAGGTTGTTACTCTCGTTGAGCATGAATCGAACACCAACACAGCTCCTTTCCTTCTCCGTTTCACTGAGACACTCGACTACTATCTGGCCATATTCGAGTCGATAGATGAGGCCTTATCCAGGGACCATAAGGAGCGGATCAATGTTGAGCAACATTGTCTAGCTCGGGATATTGTGAACATCATAGCTTGTGAAGGGCTGGAAAGAGTGGAGCGTCACGAGCCTCTTGGAAAGTGGAGGCTGCGGCTTTCAATGGCCGGATTCAACCCGTTTCCATTGAGCTCATTTGTAAACGCTACAATCAAGAATCTGTTGGAGAACTACAGCAGAAAGTATACTCTTGAAGAGGGAGTTGGATGTCTCTACCTTGGCTGGATGAATCGAGATTTAGTTGCCTCTAGCGCTTGGATATAG